GAATTATGCCACAGATAGCAGCACCAGTTACAAAAAAGGAGTCAGATGGGGGTTCTACAATGTATGGTAGTGCTGTCTGGTGATTTGATGGGTGCAGCTCTAATAAATTAATGAAAGAACTGGTGTGAGAGAATTATATTAAATTCAACTGACCTCTTTGGGCAGTGGAACTAGGCAGACACTGGTCTTCCTGTATCTCTTCACTAGCATACGCATTCTGGTTTTTGTCTTAGCAGAGGAGCGCTTAGATATACAGGATTCTTTAGAGGGAAGCGTATTTTGGGATGATGTCTGTTTTCtgaactttgtttttttccattgctgAAACTCTCAACTTACTTTCTGGCTGTGTTCAGGTAACTATGGCTTAATATATGCATTGCCCTGTAGCCTGCTATTGCAGATTGCTCCATGCAGGAGTTTGTGAGTCAAGTTGGCAGGCTGGGGAGCTACAACACAGACACCAAAATAAAACCTTCTGATTTGACTGAATTAATTTCAATACCTGTTGTAGTCCCCCagcctgtttttaaaatgtagtagCGGGGGAGGGGTGCGAGTGTTCTGCTAGTGCTGTTAGCTGAACGCTATAATTAGAATTTTCTGTTGTTCCCTTACTGCATGTTTGTGTCTGCAAGAACACTTGCACTGATTCACAGGTTTGTTGTGTAAGACAAGACAGCCTAACTCctattttttaattgttattactCTGCAGTGGGAGCTGGCGAAGTAGCTAACTTTGCTGCCTATGCTTTTGCACCAGCTACGTTAGTGACTCCTTTAGGAGCTCTCAGTGTTCTTGTAAGGTAAGAAACACTAACAGAAAGCAGTGTGATTTCAGAGAgagaagtaaaatatttatttagaaatataTTGCGGAAATATGCTGTAATAAGTGTGGCTTGTTCTTAACAGTAAATAAAGAGTGCTTATAAACATCAGGAGTAACTAAATTTCTCTGAAAGCAAAGTGACTGCTATTAAAGAGTTCTAGCAATGCATCTGCACCTTGATCTGTGAAAAGCTATCATCTTCTGCGTTTCAAAAGATGTTGTATACAACAGAGTAGTATTTTCATTCCTAAGTAGagttaaaatttttgtttttaaaaattatttttacaagtgcttagatacagatttttttgggggggaggcaGCATAAAAAAGGGGTTCTGGGGAGAGATGCCCAATATTAACAGGTAGTTCTGTCCATAGCAAGCATCTTGAGGTAGAAAATCAAGTATGTAGCTATTTTTAAGTTGTGCATTGTGTATGCAAGTGACCTGTACAGTCAAAGCAACCTGTAAGTGAAGTTGTTGAGCAAATGAATATTACCAATTCCATGTTTGctggtgcatttttttcttcatagtgCCATTCTGTCAtccttctttttaaatgaaaaacttaATCTGCATGGAAAAATGGGCTGTTTGCTAAGTATACTGGGATCAACTGTGATGGTAATTCATGCTCCACAAGAGGAGGAGGTAGAAACTTTGAATGAAATGTCTCACAAACTAGGTGATCCAGGTAAGAAAAATGCTGGCTTCATATGTACGCAGTCCATCATTTCTTTATTATAGTTTTGTTACTGCTGCTTTCAAGTTCCAGGAAGATAGTCCGTGTTTGCTTTGTGTTGTCAAAGTGAAGTAGAGATTTGAATTCTGTGACATAATTCCGTAGGGAGCTTGGCATGATGCCAGTGAACTTGTCTGGCCTTGAACAGAGTGTCTTGCTGTGACCCAGTGAGATGATAGTTTAAACAAGTGCAGCAGCGCTGTTGAATAAACACAACTTCTGTAAATTTTGATTGAAGTGTGTCAGTTTCTAATCCCAACTTTGAGCTacccttaaaatgaaaaagtagGTGCTGTGCTGTGTCTGCTGAGAAGTGTAACCCTGGAGACTAGCTCTTATGCTTATGTGGAGGACGAGGCACTCACAAATACACATCTGCAAAATGCTATATATGCAAAGGCAAATCTCACTTTAAACACAAGGAAATGGCCAGCACGGAGATTAAAAACCTGATCTTAAGGAATGGCCTGATGATTGGAAATCTGCTGATGAATGTCTCAGCCTGCCAAAACATACTTCCCTAAACAGCATTTAGACACAAGCCGGTATCCAGTGGCATCTGTACCTCAGTGAGCCTGTGTGTAAGGCAGTAGAGCAATCTAATCCTGTAGTCACCTTGCTGATAGACAGGCAAAGTCATACAAGGTGCCTCAGTTCCGGTCTTTGTTTTAGCTAGCTCACTCTCAAATCATTTTAACTTTGATATTGAAAGAGTAAGGAGAAACATCCTCAACTCCTTGGTTTAAGCTGAGCTGACTGCATTGTTTATGAGTGTTTTCTCGGTACCTCTAGGATGCTTTTGGTAGTGTAGATAAATAACAACTTTCTttttgtccccccccccccaggttttGTGGTCTTTGCAACTCTTGTTGTCATTGTGTCTTTAATTCTAATATTTGTGGTGGGACCTCGCCATGGACAGACGAACATTCTCGTGTACGTAACAATTTGCTCTGTCATTGGAGCGTTATCAGTCTCCTGTGTAAAAGGTTTGGGCATCGCTATAAAGGAACTTTTTGCAGGAAAACCAGTGCTGAAGCATCCCTTGTCTTGGATTCTGCTGCTAAGCCTTATTGTCTGTGTGAGCACGCAGATCAACTACTTAAACAGGGCTCTGGATATATTCAACACTTCGATAGTGACTCCGATATATTACGTAGGCTTTACAACATCTGTTTTAACTTGTTCTGCCATCCTTTTCAAGGAATGGCAACACATGGCGGCTGATGACATCATTGGCACCTTCAGTGGCTTCCTGACTATTATTGTGGGGATCTTTTTATTGCATGCCTTCAAAGATGTTAATTTCACCATAGCAAATCTGCCCCTCTCTTTGCGGAAAGACGATAGAGCAGCAAACGGCACCTTGCCGAGCACGTACGACTGCTTTGATCACGATGAAGAAAGTTCTCCCTGTCTGGGTGAAATACAATCCACCGAGAGTCTCTCGGCCAGGAGAAATGGAAGTCTGTCAGCCTTCTGAAAATACCTACGTGTTACTTAAGAACAATTCTGTaactctggaattttttttctgctgtggaagTCTGAGCTTGTCTGGAAAATCATGTACTTTTTAACAATATGTGTAGACAATCGTTAATTTTTAAGTTAAGTTGGATTAGTTTGGGTAAAGAACACTGAAGGGGTTTTTATTTGCCTTATTTTTACTGCAAAAGATACTAAAATGACCTCAGACCACAGTTGGGTGTGTTGCTTAAGTTATATGTAAATACTTtcatttcattcttctgttttaagATGTGTTGCACTAATGATGATTTTAtcaaaaataaattgctttattTCTGCAGTGGTGGTGAAAAGATTGCAGCAAACCTGAATTTTTTTGTACTCGTGCCCTGACTGAACACTGAGTGACTGTCAGCACCCTGacacaggagctgcaggaggtgcTCTTGTCCCAGTCTGTAAGAGGGAAGGGAAAGCTGCCTCTAAGCAAGGCTGATGCTTTGAAAATATTGCTCAGCTAAAGCAGCGTGACATCAGAAAAACCCCAACCTGACAAAATCAGAGAAATGGGCTGGCAGCAGCAACAAGGCAGGGGCTTCTGCTCTGCGTGGAGAGGGGGGCAGTGGCGCCTGCTGTGCCGGTTTAGGTGGGGGGCAGGATTTGAGTGGCTAATAGTAGCTGAAAAAGCCAACAGGTTCTGGCTGCCTGCTGTGCCCCCCTGGCCCTGGCTCTGTAGAGCTGCTCTGTGTTCTTGATGTTACAGCCTGAACATGCAGAATTGCAGTTTTGTTTCCAGTAACACTGTTACTGGCTGGGATGCTAAGTGTTTTAAAAAGTGCCAAAATTTGGGACATAATGTCATTGTGTAAAAAAGGGGCGAGGCAGGTAGGTGGTAATTTAAGTTcacaaaggcagaaaataaaatccagtGCTACAGTTTTTATAAGAACATTCCTACCGTAGATGTGAAGGTTAGGAATTAATTGGGAGAGAGGCAACTACTGCTGGAAGTTGTCAGTTTGGGTGCGTGCTGTTTAAAGAGTACAATTTAAGATTATTACTAGGACTCAAAAGCAGTTCCCACTTGTGACACTAACTCTGTTGCCTGCCTTTGGTACTTGTCATACCTGCAGGAAGGGGCCAGGGTGTCAAGCAAGAAAAAGGTTCTTTAAATTCTGTTTGAAGAGTGGGATTTGAACTTCTACCTAATTGTAAGGAGACATCACTGCAGCAGTACTGAGTGTCAAAGGCGTCCCTGTAATGCTTACGGAACAAAGAGCTCAGTAAACTGGGCGCAGCAGGGACAAAGTCAAGCAGCTGAAGGGGTCACTGAGCTCCAGGCTGCCACTTCAGGGGCAAGGCAGCAGCCTGGCCAAGGAATGGGCTGACACTGCATGCGGTGGGGTCTGTTCCTTTATGTTGTGACAGGCGCTTTGGCCTCCACACCCACCATTTTCGATGAGAgagaattaaaaatgaagaagttACGCCTTTTGTGCACGTTGCTGCCCTTTTCCTTTTAGGTAGGTGAAGCCGTTATACCAGGTGAAGAGGTTTTTAGCTCCCACTGAGTCTAATAatcctgttggaaaaaaaaaaaagtaacctacCATGGAAAAATGTGAAACAAACATCTCATAGGACTAACGTCTGAATTCTCTTAAACTCATAGTGAAGGGAAAAAGGtaatcataaaaatatgtattaataGTTTTAATATGTTAGAGACTAATTTTCTTACTACTGAAAGGCCACTGGTGAGAATTAGAGCTTATTTTCCTCACACCATaattagttattttaaaatagttcttaAACTAAAAATCAGGCTTTATTAATTAACCATTTCTGCAGCACAGTGCCAAGCCAAAGCCTCATCTGTGTCAGCCTTATCCCTAAAGGAATGATTATCTCAACAAATTGAGGTTGTTCATTTCCTTAATTGAAGCCTGAAGCACAGGGAAACATTTGGTTGACTGTAAGACATCTCCGCACAGTGCCATGAAGAACTAAAAATAAATGTTGCTTAAAGAAAACCGTTTGCTACCATCACCTCGTAAAAGCACTCCTGCGACGAGCTGGCGTGACACAGCGCAAGCGTTCCCGACGTCCATCTCCCCCACAGCGGGCGGCCTTGCCTGCGCTCCCACCACAACAGAGACCACTCCCCAGCAGCGGCTCCCAAGCACAGGTGGCCTGGGAAAACCTGCGGCAGTGGCGATTCGCCTACAGCTTGCCTGCAAAGCTCAGCCCTCTCTTTTGCTGAGGAATTTCAgtgaatttcttctctttccacaaAATCCAGTTccctgctgccccagcacccaggcATTCCTTATCTCCTGCATACCTCCTCTGGCAGATGCTCCCTTCTGCCCACTGTGGGACTCCATTCCGTTACTGTGAGACAtctggaaagagctgggcaggaggagagatGTGCTGCAACCCTACCTTGAACTAGcaagagggaggggagaaaaacaggTGCTCGGTTTCACGCTGTGGTTGTGAAACACTAACCAAGTAACCTCTCCAGATACCCGTATCCCGGGTGAAACCTGTGATTATCCGTCTGTGCCTGTTCCAGCCATCTTAACCGACATTTGCTTTGGACAAAGTTTGGGGTTGATCCGACCAGCTGAGTGAGTGTCCAGCACCACTGCAAAGCGCCGTTAGGATCCTGCAGTAAGCACGCAGGAGTTACTGCTTTTGGCTGAGCAGGttgctttaaaattcaaattctACAGTTGCCAAGTTTTACAAACAATTTTACTGATGGAGTGTTTGCATAATACAGTAAGTGTAATTAAACAAATACTTTCCATAAGTAAATCATAAGTAACATCATTAGAGCTTACATACTGGGATAGATTACACCTGATGATCGCCGCAGTCAAGATTCTTGTAAACAAGAATTCCTTACCACTTGTAAACATGTCTGTGGGTACTCGGGTACGCGTCGCCAACCAAAACAGAAATTGTGTTAGAAGCCCTCATTAGGAAAGTAAACAGTCCCCATTCCAATCAATCAAACTACTGCCTTGTAAAAAGATCAGAATACTACCAGTCACCTCCATGTTAAATAACTTTGAAACAATCACCTTAATTAGCCTTCATTTCCATAATTACTGATCTCAGAGAATActtttgcaaagaggaaaaataatcagCAGGCTAGAAAAATTACTCACAAAGCACCAGCAGAgtttgttggttgggttttttttaataaaggctaATTAAGCGATTAATGCTCTAATACAAACAATTAGGAATTGATTTGTAAAAATTCTTTTCTCTAGAACCCAGTTTTTTATCCTCCACAGCTATTATTTTGATAGCTTTGGGGGAAAATTATGCCAGTCCAGACTAAAATGGCCACCTCAGTATAGGAATGCAAAGAGACTTC
The window above is part of the Opisthocomus hoazin isolate bOpiHoa1 chromosome 1, bOpiHoa1.hap1, whole genome shotgun sequence genome. Proteins encoded here:
- the NIPA2 gene encoding magnesium transporter NIPA2, with amino-acid sequence MSQPRGKYDFCIGLVLAMSSSIFIGGSFILKKKGLLRLARKGSMRAGQGGHAYLKEWLWWAGLLSMGAGEVANFAAYAFAPATLVTPLGALSVLVSAILSSFFLNEKLNLHGKMGCLLSILGSTVMVIHAPQEEEVETLNEMSHKLGDPGFVVFATLVVIVSLILIFVVGPRHGQTNILVYVTICSVIGALSVSCVKGLGIAIKELFAGKPVLKHPLSWILLLSLIVCVSTQINYLNRALDIFNTSIVTPIYYVGFTTSVLTCSAILFKEWQHMAADDIIGTFSGFLTIIVGIFLLHAFKDVNFTIANLPLSLRKDDRAANGTLPSTYDCFDHDEESSPCLGEIQSTESLSARRNGSLSAF